The region GCGGGACGACTTCGCCGATCTCTTCTTCACCACCAAGGCCGTGGGCTACGGCGGCGGATCGCTGCCCGGCCTCGGGCTGAACATCGCCCGCTACAACCTCGGCGGCTGCTCCTGGACCAGTGTGGGCGGCGAATCGATGGTGGCCTCGCCCAACATCCCCCGTTTCAAGCAGATCGAGGGCTACTGGCACGACTGGAACAGCGAGGACCCCGCCTCCTCGGCCTGGCACTGGGGCGCCGACGCGGTCCAGCGGGCGGCGCTGGTCAAGGCCGTCCAACGCGGCGCCGTCAGCGAGCTGTTCGCCAATTCGCCCATGTGGTGGATGTGTCTCAACCACAACCCGTCCGGTGCGGCGGACGGCGGCAACAATCTCCAGTCCTGGAACTACCGCCAGTTCGCGCTCTATCTCGCCGCCACCGCCCGCTACGCCCAGGACCACTGGGGCGTCCGCTTCGCCACCGTCGAGGCGTTCAACGAGCCGTCCTCCGCGTGGTGGAAGGCGGACGGCACGCAGGAGGGCTGCCATATCGACGCGGCGGTTCAGCGGACCGTCCTCGGCCACCTCCGCACCGAGCTCGACGCGCGCGGGCTGACCGGCACCCGGATCTCGGCGTCGGACGAGACCAGTTACGACCTGGCCCGCACCACCTGGGGCTCCTTCGACACGGCCACCCGCGCCCTGGTCGACCAGGTCAACGTCCACGGCTACCAGGGCTCGGGCGGCCGCCGCGATCTGCTGTACACGGATGTGCGTGCGGCCGGTAAGACGCTCTGGAACTCCGAGACCGGCGATAAGGACGGCACCGGGCTGACCCTGGCCACCAACCTCTGCCTGGACTTCCGCTGGCTGCACCCCACCGCGTGGTGTTACTGGCAGGTGATGGATCCCAGCGCCGGCTGGGCGCTGATCCACTACGACCCGGACTCCGCCCAGCCCGGCGCCGTGCAGACCAAGTACTACGTGCTCGCCCAGTTCACCCGCCATATCCGCCCCGGGATGCGGATCCTGGACACCGGCTCGGACCACGCCGTCGCCGCGTACGACCCGGGCGCGCGCCGGCTCGTCCTCGTCGCCGTCAACCCCGGCGCCGCGCAGACGCTGACCTTCGACCTGTCCCGCTTCGGCCAGGTCACCGGGGGCACCGGCGGGCTGGTGCCGCGCTGGTCCACCCACACCTCGGGCACCGGCGATCTGTACACCGCGCGCCGGGACACGGCGCTGGACGGCAAGCGGCTGAGCGTTCCGTTCGCCGAGAAGTCGGTGCAGACGTTCCAGATCGACGGGGTGGTGGAGTAGGGCGGGGTCTCACGCCGCCAGGTGGCGGACGATGCGGCGCAACTGCTCCTCCCACCGCTCCTGGAATTCCGGTGAGTCCGGCTCGATGCCGAAGATCTGGCGGACGGCGTGCGGCATCGTGGCGGGTGCGGAGACCACGGCGTAGCACATCAGCAGCACGGCGGCCGGGTCGAGGTCGTCCGCCAGCTCGCCCGCCGCCTGCCGGCGCCGCATATCGGAGAGGTCCTCGGGATGCTCGTCCGCGGCCTCGCCGGTCAGCCCGCGCCAGACGGTCAGCCGGATGGCGCGGGGGTCGTCGAACGCCTCCCGGAGGTAGCGGACGACCAGCTCCTCGAAGGGGACCGCGGGGTCGTTGAAGGTCGCCTCGCGCGCCAGCCACTCGCGGGTGAGCTCCTGGTAGAGGCCCTCCTTGCCGCCGAAGTAGTAGGCGATGAGCTGCTTGTTGAGGCCCGCCCGGTCCGCGATGTCCTGGACGCGGGCGCCCGCGAACCCCTTCTCGGAGAACACGTCCCTGGCCGCCTCCATCAGCAGCCGCCGGGAGCGCTCCGGGCACTGCTTGCGCTCCTCGGGCGTGGGGGCGCGGCGGGGCCTCTTGGGCGTCCCCTGCATGGTCGTCATCTCCTCTTCCTCGGCCCGGACAGGCTAGCCGGGGGGTTCCCGACAGGCTCTCATCTAATCGTTTGACAACATCATCTGTTTGGATGAACCTGACTGCGGTTAGGTACCCATCGCAGGACACGCGAGGAGATTCATCATGTTCGTGGTGACCGGAGCCACCGGAAACGTCGGCGGTCATGTGGTGAAGGAGCTGGCCGACGCGGGCGCCGAGGTGCTCGCGCTCACCCGCGACCCCGAGGCGGCCCGGCTGCCGGAGGGCGTACGGGCGGCCCGGACCGAGGAGATGCCCCTGGACGGCGCCACGGCACTGTTCCTCAACCCCGCGGTGGTGTGGCAGGTCGGGACCGAGAAGCTCCTGGAGCGGGCCAAGGAGAGCGGTGTACGACGGATCGTGATGCTCTCCTCGTCCTCCGTCCTGCAGGACCTCGATCCGCACACGAACCCGATCGGCGTCCGCCACCGCGCGCTGGAGGACGAGATCGAGCGCACGGGGCTGGAGTGGACGTTCGTCCGCCCGGGCGCCTTCGCCGCGAACGCGCTGCAGTGGGTGGACCAGATCAAGGCCGGGGATGTGGTGTACGGGCCGTACGCCGGGGCGCAGATGGCCCCCATCCACGAGGCCGACATGGGCGCGGTCGCCGCCCGTGCGCTGCTCGCCGACGACCTGGTCGGCCAGACGCCCGAGCTGACCGGACCCGAGTCGCTGAGCTTCGCCGATCAGGTGCGCATCATCGGTGAGGTCGTCGGTCGGCCGCTGCGGTACGAGGAGATCCCGCACGAGGCGGCGCGGGAGCGGATGGCCGGCGGGTTCCTCACGCCGGAGATGGCGGACTCGCTGCTGCGCGTCTTCGCGGAGTTGGTGGACCGGCCGCAGGCGGTCTCGCCCGAGGTGGAGCGCATCACGGGCCGTCCTGGGCGTACGTTCGCGCAGTGGGTTGAGGACCGGGTGGCCGCGTTCCGCTGACCGGGGTCGCGCCTGCGGCCGGCCTTCCCCTGCCCGCCCCTTCCCACAACCGGGGCTCTGCCCCGGACCCCGCTCCTCAAGCGCCGGAGGGGCTGATTCCAGCCCGTCCGGGGTCCAGGGGGCGGAGCCCCATGGTTCGGGAAGGGGCGGGCAGGGGATAGCCCGCCGCGGGCGCGCAGGCGGTGCGCGCTCGCCGGTGCCAGGGCCGCCTCAGGAGGCGGTCCGCGTGCCGCGCTTGCCCGTCTGCTTCTTCGCGGTGGTCTTCTTGGCCGCGGCCTTCTTCGTACCCGTCTGCTTCTTCCCGGCGGCCTTCCCCGCAGGCTCCTCCGCCGACTCGGCGGTCTTTGGCGTCTTCGTCCCACCCCTCTTCGCCGTCGCCGTCCTCTTCGCCGTCGCCGTCCTCTTCGCCGCCGCGGGCGCCTTCTTCGCCGGTGCCTTCTTGCGGCCGCGCAGCTCATGGACCGTCGCCTCCGCTCCCTCCCCTTCCTCCTCTTCCTCGGCTTCGCCCTTCGCGCCCTCCCCGGCCTCCTCGCCCCGCGCCTCCTTGGCGCTGCGGACGCTCTCCTTCAGCGCCGCCATCAGGTCGACCACCTGCGCGCCGGCGGGCCGCTCACCGGGCTCGGCGGTGAGCGTGGCGCCTGACACCTTCGCCGCCACCAGCTCCTCCAGCGCCTCGTGGTACTCGTCGCGCAGATCGTTCAGATCCACCTCGCCGAGCGTCTCCATCAGGGTGTCGGCGAGGTCCAGTTCGGCCGGCTTCACGGTCACCTTCTCCTTGGGGGCCACCCCCGCGGGCTCGCGCACCTCGTCCGGCCAGAGCAGCCGGTGCAGCGCGATGGTGTCGCCCACGACGCGGAGCATCCCCAGCCGCTCGCGGCCACGGTGGGCGTATTTGGCGATGGCGACCTTCTCGCTGCGCTTGAGCGCCTCGCGCAGCAGGGTGTACGGCTTGGCCGCGGCGGCGCCGCTGGTGCCCAGGTAGTAGGCGTCACCCATCTGCAGCGGGTCGATCTCGGCGGCGGAGATGAACGCCTCGATCTCCAGGGTGTGGGTGGTGGGCAGCGGAAGGGCCTCGAGGTCCTCCTCGGTGATCGGGACCAGCGCGCCGTCCGCGTCCTCGTATGCCCGCCCGATCTCGCTCGACTCGACCGGCTTCCCCTCGAGCTCGCAGACCTTGCGGTAGCGGATGCGGCCGCCGTCGCGGGTGTGGATCTGCCGGAACGAGATCGAGTGGTCCTCGGTGGCCGGATACATCTTGATCGGAATGCTCACCAGACCGAAGGAAATGTTCCCATTCCAGATAGATCGCATGCTTGATCCCTTTCGTGAGATTCTTATCGTATGTCCCCGATCGCGGAGGTGGAGGGGCGGCGGATCGCGCTCAGGAACCTCGACAAGGTCATCCATCCGGCCACCGGCACCACAAAGGGCGAGCTGCTGCACTACCTGGCGTCGACCGCGGACCCGCTCCTCGGTCATCTGCGCGGGCGGCCGCTGGCGTTCCTCCGCTACCCGGACGGCCCCGACGGCCAGAAGTTCTTCACCAAGAACCCGCCTCCTGGCACGCCTTCCTGGGTGACGACGGTCGAGGTCACCCGCCATAAGGGGGAGACCGCGCGGCAGGTGCTGATCGAGGACCTGCCCTCGCTGATGTGGGCGGCCAACCTCGTGGTGGAGTTCCACGCCCCGATGTGGCGGATCGACCAGGGCGTGGGCATCGCCGACCGGCTCGTCTTCGACCTCGACCCCGGGCCGCCCGCCACGATCGTGGACTGCCGCGTCGTGGCCGTATGGCTGCGCGAGCGGCTGGCCGCCGATGGCCTTACGGCGTATGCGAAGACCAGTGGCTCCAAGGGGCTGCATCTGCTGGTGCCGGTGGAGCCGACGCCCTCCCACCAGGTCACCGCCTACGCCAGACGGCTGGCCCTGGAGGCCGCGAACGCCATGCCGGATCTGGTCATCCGCAAGATGACCCGCGCGCTGCGCCCGGGGAAGGTGTACGTGGACTTCAGCCAGAACGCGGCCGCGAAGACCACCGCCGCCCCCTACACCCCCCGCGCCCTCCCCGAACCGGCCGTCTCCACGCCCGTCACCTGGGAGGAAGTCGAGGAGTGCCAGGCCCCGGGGGCGCTGTCCTTCCTGATCGACGACATCCCCGCGCGGCTCGAACGCCACGGGGATCTGCTCGCCCCGCTGCTGGACCCGGCGCAGGCGCGCCCGCTGCCGACGGGGGAGGGCGGTGCCGGTGAAAGCGACGGAGAAGCCGGTGAAAGCGACGGCGAACAGGACGCCGACGACGAAGGCGCGGTCGACCGATGACGTCGTCCCCTGAGCCGCCTCTTCAGCCGCCCGTGGACGTGGCGCTGGCCCGCGTCGTCCCCACCCTGCCGACCGCCCCGCCCGGACGGCGGCTGGCGTACGAGCCCAAGTTCGACGGCCATCGGCTGCTGATCTTCCGGCTGGTGGACGCCGTAAGGATGCAGGCCCGCTCCGGCCGCATCATCACCCGCGCCTTCCCCGACCTGGAGGCCGCCGCGCGGCCGCTGCCGCCCGGCACGGTCCTCGACGGCGAGGTGGTGGTGTGGGCGGGCAACCGTACGGACTTCGCCGCCGTCCAGAAGCGCGCCTTCGCCGCGTCCGAGTCCCGGGCGGGCCGGCTCGCCCGGGAACTGCCCGCCTCCTACGCCGCCTTCGACCTGCTCGCGATCGGCGAGGAGGATCTGCGGCCGCTGCCGTACGCGGAGCGCCGGGCCAGGCTGATGGCGCTCCTCGAACCGCTCGGCCCACCGCTGCAGGCCGTGCCGATGACGACCGATCCGCAGCTCGCCGCGACCTGGTACGAGGCGCTTCCGGAGATCGGGGTCGAGGGCCTGGTCATCAAGGACCTCGACCAGCCCTACCGGCCGGGCCGCCACTGGCGGAAGCTGCGCCATTCGGAGACCCGTGACGCCGTCGTCGTGGGCGTCGTCGGCCCCCGCCTCCGCCCGCGCGCCCTCGCGCTGGTGCTCCCCGGCGACGACGCGCCCGTGATCTCCGCCCCGCTCGCCACGGCCGTCCGGGCCCAGCTCAGCACGGCACTGCGCGATCTGCCCGACCCCCAGCCCCCGCCCGCCGAACTCCCCACCGCACTGGACCGGGTCGGCGCCGAGATCGCCTACCGCCCGATCGCCCCGGACCTGACGGTCGAGGTCCGCCAGGAAAGCACGGTCCGCCACGCGGCGACGACGGTCATGCGCCTTCGCATCCCGGACTGACGTCGCGCGCCGCGCGCCGCGCGCCCCGGCGCCGCGCCCGTGATCCGACCGTGGTCGGCCCGCTCGCCATCGGCACCGAGCCGTGGCCGAGGCCGGGCCCCGAGGCGGCCCGCGCGTCGGATCAAGCCTCGGGCCGGCCCCCACCGGCCGTACCGGCCGACCCCTCCGTACCGGCCGACCCCTTTGTACCGGCCGAACCCGCCGCACCCACCGCACCCGCCGAACCCTCCGGATCCGGCGGCCCCGTGATCACAGCCGTCACCCGGCTGCCCGGAGCCAGTTCGCCCCGCTCCGCCAGCCCGTACACACCCCACAGCATCTTCGCGACATACCGCCGTTCCACCCGC is a window of Streptomyces violaceusniger Tu 4113 DNA encoding:
- a CDS encoding TetR family transcriptional regulator translates to MTTMQGTPKRPRRAPTPEERKQCPERSRRLLMEAARDVFSEKGFAGARVQDIADRAGLNKQLIAYYFGGKEGLYQELTREWLAREATFNDPAVPFEELVVRYLREAFDDPRAIRLTVWRGLTGEAADEHPEDLSDMRRRQAAGELADDLDPAAVLLMCYAVVSAPATMPHAVRQIFGIEPDSPEFQERWEEQLRRIVRHLAA
- a CDS encoding glycoside hydrolase — encoded protein: MRRRTLLTAAGTTVLGAALMTGTAWADETIGVDPGTDHGAWEGWGTSLAWWANLFGQRDDFADLFFTTKAVGYGGGSLPGLGLNIARYNLGGCSWTSVGGESMVASPNIPRFKQIEGYWHDWNSEDPASSAWHWGADAVQRAALVKAVQRGAVSELFANSPMWWMCLNHNPSGAADGGNNLQSWNYRQFALYLAATARYAQDHWGVRFATVEAFNEPSSAWWKADGTQEGCHIDAAVQRTVLGHLRTELDARGLTGTRISASDETSYDLARTTWGSFDTATRALVDQVNVHGYQGSGGRRDLLYTDVRAAGKTLWNSETGDKDGTGLTLATNLCLDFRWLHPTAWCYWQVMDPSAGWALIHYDPDSAQPGAVQTKYYVLAQFTRHIRPGMRILDTGSDHAVAAYDPGARRLVLVAVNPGAAQTLTFDLSRFGQVTGGTGGLVPRWSTHTSGTGDLYTARRDTALDGKRLSVPFAEKSVQTFQIDGVVE
- a CDS encoding NAD(P)H-binding protein, which codes for MFVVTGATGNVGGHVVKELADAGAEVLALTRDPEAARLPEGVRAARTEEMPLDGATALFLNPAVVWQVGTEKLLERAKESGVRRIVMLSSSSVLQDLDPHTNPIGVRHRALEDEIERTGLEWTFVRPGAFAANALQWVDQIKAGDVVYGPYAGAQMAPIHEADMGAVAARALLADDLVGQTPELTGPESLSFADQVRIIGEVVGRPLRYEEIPHEAARERMAGGFLTPEMADSLLRVFAELVDRPQAVSPEVERITGRPGRTFAQWVEDRVAAFR
- a CDS encoding ATP-dependent DNA ligase, which translates into the protein MTSSPEPPLQPPVDVALARVVPTLPTAPPGRRLAYEPKFDGHRLLIFRLVDAVRMQARSGRIITRAFPDLEAAARPLPPGTVLDGEVVVWAGNRTDFAAVQKRAFAASESRAGRLARELPASYAAFDLLAIGEEDLRPLPYAERRARLMALLEPLGPPLQAVPMTTDPQLAATWYEALPEIGVEGLVIKDLDQPYRPGRHWRKLRHSETRDAVVVGVVGPRLRPRALALVLPGDDAPVISAPLATAVRAQLSTALRDLPDPQPPPAELPTALDRVGAEIAYRPIAPDLTVEVRQESTVRHAATTVMRLRIPD
- a CDS encoding Ku protein, which produces MRSIWNGNISFGLVSIPIKMYPATEDHSISFRQIHTRDGGRIRYRKVCELEGKPVESSEIGRAYEDADGALVPITEEDLEALPLPTTHTLEIEAFISAAEIDPLQMGDAYYLGTSGAAAAKPYTLLREALKRSEKVAIAKYAHRGRERLGMLRVVGDTIALHRLLWPDEVREPAGVAPKEKVTVKPAELDLADTLMETLGEVDLNDLRDEYHEALEELVAAKVSGATLTAEPGERPAGAQVVDLMAALKESVRSAKEARGEEAGEGAKGEAEEEEEGEGAEATVHELRGRKKAPAKKAPAAAKRTATAKRTATAKRGGTKTPKTAESAEEPAGKAAGKKQTGTKKAAAKKTTAKKQTGKRGTRTAS
- the ligD gene encoding non-homologous end-joining DNA ligase — its product is MSPIAEVEGRRIALRNLDKVIHPATGTTKGELLHYLASTADPLLGHLRGRPLAFLRYPDGPDGQKFFTKNPPPGTPSWVTTVEVTRHKGETARQVLIEDLPSLMWAANLVVEFHAPMWRIDQGVGIADRLVFDLDPGPPATIVDCRVVAVWLRERLAADGLTAYAKTSGSKGLHLLVPVEPTPSHQVTAYARRLALEAANAMPDLVIRKMTRALRPGKVYVDFSQNAAAKTTAAPYTPRALPEPAVSTPVTWEEVEECQAPGALSFLIDDIPARLERHGDLLAPLLDPAQARPLPTGEGGAGESDGEAGESDGEQDADDEGAVDR